A window of Hordeum vulgare subsp. vulgare chromosome 5H, MorexV3_pseudomolecules_assembly, whole genome shotgun sequence genomic DNA:
GGTACCCGTACTTGATGTAGATATCCAGCTCAGGTCCTCCTGAGTCGTCGATGTAGATCTTACCACGACGACTCTTGGTCATCTCTCCGACCGCGTATCCCTCGATACTTGGAAGATCTCCCttcaagaactcaactccatcatGTGCTggtcccacggtgggcgccaactagcatgattttgtcacgacatatgtcctcgtgaaaggactaagTATAGGAGCCATCGCACtagggtggcgactcgaaggggttagCCGGGAGACAAAGGACGTGAGTTTATccaagttcggcccctccgatggaggtaaaagcctacgtcctgcttttgtgtcttATTGATGATGAACTTCATTACAAGGGTTTGGAATAGCTAACATAGCTCTCGAGTCTTTTCTTACCCGATCCTCTCTACCTCAAGGGCTCCCCTTTATACATGCACGTGGATGCCTCAAGGTTACAATAGAGTCCAGGTCGAATAGCCACATGTGTCCTCTTCTACTTCTTACTATCTTGGATAAGGAAGAATCTTCATGTCTCCCTTTGACAATCCAGCCTCCAGTTGATGGGCTTGAGCCGACCTTGCGGTGAGTCTCCCTTTTGGGCCTCTCCGTCTTGGGCCTCTTGCCCAAAGTGTAGGCCTGGTGGGTTATCTCCATGGCAGGTTAACCCGTGGGGTACATCCCCAACACCGTCGTTCGACGCTTGATCGGGATGgaccgtgattggatcgcgaagagtttgactacatcaaccgcttaatatacgcttccacttaacgGTCTATGGGGGTATGTAGACACACTCTTACCTCTTATTGAtatgcatctccatggatagatcttgtgtgtgtgtaggaattttttgtttcccatgcaatattCCCCAACACATAGAGGGGTAGAAAGCACTACACAAGTCAGAATGTGCTTGCTATATTGACTTCGATCTAAAGTTCACATATGCATTGGCTGGGTGGGAAGGATCGGCCCATGATGCCAACATTCTTGCTGACAGCATGTCAAGGCATGGTGTCATCAATATCCATGATGTCAATTTCTACCTAGGAGATGCGGGCTATTCATGTCGGCCTAGTGTTCTTCCACCCTCCAGGAATACCAAGTATCATTCGAACGAATTCTCTTCTAGGAACTATCCTAGGACTATACAAAAGTTGTTCAATATCACGCTCCAGCCTTAGCCACGATTGAGAGAGCGTTTGGAGCTCTAAAGAATTGATTTAAGATCCTGGATCAGAAGCCATTTCACCCTTAccccactcaggttaagcttgcttATTGTATTCTGCATAACTAGATCCTACAATGGGCTTTATGATGGGTTGGTGCCGGATGAGGAAGATGTGGcgaccgatgatgatgatgactccgGTTATGGTGTGGAGGGACATGATAATGAAGCTTGGAAGAGCAAAATGTTGGAATGGGCTAAGgaagtgtgggaaaataaaggaaTCACAAGGATCTGAGAAGAACATCATCAGGAGGACatgaagcaacaacaacaataacacaagAATAAGATGAAGAACATCAGCGACAACATAGCAAGAAGCGGCAACGACAAAGAATGGACACCCATTGTTTCGacatcaatgaactttcccttatTAAACCACATGTGTGTTAACTTGTAATGCTATTTGCTAGTAGCTAGTAGTAAGAACTGCTATTGTGGTGCGATGTTCTAATAATGAAGTGTATAGTGTGTGGTAAGGTCATCACATATGCAGTGTGTAGTGAGGAGAGGTGAGCGCATAAAATGTCGCACACGACTAAACACCATATTTTGCATGTTTGCAACCTTAAACCCGGACTGCATGTTAACCAAATTCTAGGCACGAAAATGCTTAGTGGTGCAATGCAGGGTACCAAATGAAGTGCAAAACATGGGTTTTACCCTGCATTAGCTCAACCCGTCCCTCATTGGCCATAGATGCAAATAGGCAAAAATCCATTCTGAGTAACCAAACTTATCCTTTGTGCATGTTAGTGTCTCGATACATACATGTAGGTTTCACGGGTGTGTGGAATGAATTCCATTTAATCATTTATTGGTAGTAACTTCACAAATTTTACTCATATTAGATTTGAAATTTATGTAAATTCATTGGAATTAGATTCAGAATTATTATTCTAATTCTTGTAGGGACCACCATTCAGAGTACGAGATAATCGAGGGAGGTAACGCTTTGTGAGTGGGCTAAAGCAACTACCATACTCTAGTTGTATTCCCCTCTCGCCGCTGCCAGGGTGTGACGTCGGGCAAAGCATTTAACGCTCGACGGGTGGCAGGAAGGTCTGATTCATGGGCGGCTTGGTGGGAAATTCTTGGAGGGCTACTAGGGTTGAAGAAGGATATGATGACTTGAGTGGAGTTTTTTACCAAGCGGTGCTCAATAATAACGTTACTGAAGCCGACGAAGGTTAGACGAATCCATCATGGTGAGCTTCTACAGCGGTTCGGCCTAGTTAGGCCACCGGAGAAGACCGCGTCAACGCGGGTGACAAGTTATCTCGAAACCAGATCTTCTGGAGAAGACCATGTCTCTGGCTGGTCTTCTCGGATCCGGTCGTTTTAGGTATTCAATGACTTTGTCTACATTTGGCTGGCTTTCACAGTCTTTGTAGTTTTTACATGCCCTTATTGACATTTTTTGTTTTCTTCGGGGGTAGCAATTTTCTTCGTAGATCATAGCCATCGACGTCTCCTGGTTTGCATCGGCGACTTTCCGGTCATCGTTTTTACAAGACCTTAGGTTTCAAAAGTTTGCTCCGCTAACGTGAAGGTCGAGAGACGACATCGAGCTATGCTCATAGTGCGTTGCTAATGATGAAAGAGGAAGAAGACTTCGACACCCTTAAGGTAATTAATATGGCTCGAAGGGAGtataattttatttttctatatgGACGTGTTTGTAAGGTCATGGGAATCCTAATATATGGCCTCATATATTCTCTCTTTTTTATGTTCTTTTCCCTCTAAATCCATGATTGTACATGTGCGTTGTGGTCCTCTCTACTCTTTACCTATGATTTtgcctcttttcttttcttttcttttctactCCTTTTCGATTGAAGCATAAACCTCCTTTGCAAGAAACCGTTTAGCTCTGCACACAACACCCTTTTTGTGTATGCTTTTTTCATCTGACGTGGACTGCATGGCAACACTTCAGCATGGAGCGTTGGCCATGTTCTAAGAGCATATCCGATAGCTTGTCTATATCGACGTCTATACTCGTTTTTCACGACATGAATTTAAAACAGGCGTTCAACGGTTTGTCTATACGGTCGTCTAAACGTGCACATCCTTTAAATCGACCCCGATAATGTCCACGCCTGAACAATGTAAAGACGTCGTCTAAACTCAACTACTACCATAATTTTTCCCTCTCCAAGCAGCGGCCCACCGGTCATGGTCCCTGTATATAGATGTTTTGAATAAGAGAATTTTTTTAGACTGTTATATATATGAATATATAGACATTTAAATATACACATTGCTAtcccgaaaaagaaaaaaaatatatacacattgctattgaagatgctctaacacgtcccaaaaaataaataaaatgttaAATCTACCGTCATCTAAATtacgtttgtgtttaagtttattTGTCGAGTACTTGGACTACCGCTGGGACTGCAAACTGTAAACAATCTGCAATACATTTCAAGTTCTAGAAGGCGGCGATCCGTGATCATGTCAGCGTTCAACAAAGTGGCCCCGTTGGGCGAGCTGGAGCCCCCTTGCCTAGAATTAAACGTGACTACCCTGTTCCTCTCTGTTCATAGTTATGGCCGCTTTATTTCGCTGACCAACTAATCCCGCATGGCCGCATCTGAATCTCTGTCTATACCGAAGCAAGAAAgggaaaaaaacaaaacaaaacaaaagactGTACGCCGCACGCCGTGCtgatataaataaataaagaataCAATCAGAGATATACTCCTAAAAAATTGTGATTCCTATTTTGAATGCAGCAGCCACCTGCGTCCTACTCCTATATTGGAGCGCAAGCCAAGCCTGGCCTTCCTTCCCGTGCTGTCTCCCTTGCCTTTCCCGTCCCCTGTGGATTCCTCTCgagcgagggagagagatcggggaaGGCGTCGGTCGCCtacgagagatagagagagagagggatggcGGACGCCACGATGAAGTACCTGGTGCAGGTggcggaggggagggaggcggcgccggaggagggcggcgcgccgtCGGCCGGGCCCGCGTACCGCTGCGCGGCCGGGACCGGCGGGGCGTCGCCGCCCGCCGTGCCGGGGCTCGAGTCATGCTGGGACATATTTCGGTACGGCTGGTCGATTCGATTCCAATTCGATTTTATTGTTATTTCGTTTCTCCCTCTCGGGAATAATTTACAAAGCTGTTAATCGTTCGGTCGGTCTCGGGACGGATCGTAGATCCTCTTGTGTTGTTCCCTCTGATTGATTTCTTCTGATCATGGAGCTGCTCAATCCTTTGAACGATCCTGCAATGCGGCCACAATTAGCTATAATACCTACGCGCCGTTCAAACTTCAAACAGTTGGTGTTTAGTTTATTTATCTTATATACGCAATTGTTGACGTAACAGTTACAGTCTGTGGCGATTTTTAAATATCAAAACCCATCGGTTATTTACACGCGTCTTGTAGTTTCCCCTTAATCGAAATTAGATAGAAGATTCAATGCCGGCTAAACATGAACCTGATGCTACGTGGAATAATTTAATGTTAGACAAGAAAACTGAAAGCGTCAACCATGTTTTCCACTGTTGTGTTTGCCAACCTGGGaataaaatatttatatttaCATACTGAAGTAGAGTATACAAAACTAAAAAGGGTCAACTTCATCCTTATGTCCAGTTCAGCTCTGAAACCAGAAAAACAAGTTACATCAATCATTCTGAATGCTGAAAATCCTATCCAATTTCTTCATGAAACTAGTGTATTCTCTCCAAAGAAACATCATTTTACTCCTAATAATATGCATGCTTGCATGTGAACAGTTTGTCTGTGGAAAAGTACCCTGGCAACCCGATGATGGGCCGCCGTGAAATCGTGGACGGAAAGGTTAGACCATGGCTCTCAGTTTCCCAAACTAGATTTCATATGTTTGCACTCAATGCTTCTCAGTTTCGTTACGGCGAATTAGTTTGCAATCTCCTACCCTGTGTCAATTTCATATCAGGCTGGCAAGTACACATGGGTGACTTACAAAGAAGTATACGACACTGTGATCAAGGTGGGGGCTTCAATCCGGAGCTGTGGCGTCAACAAGGTATGTGCGACCAGCGATCTGGGCATTTGATGCTTGTTCCGTGACCTTGCACACTCCTTTTCCTCTGAGTTAACACCAGAAAATTGGGAACGGTTCATGGTTCCTTCTGGTATTATTATGTGTGGCTAGTGTTTAGTATTGTTCAGAAACAACTTACTGATTGGTTATTCCTTGATCATCTGCAGGGAGGACGATGTGGCATATATGGAGGCAATTCCCCTGAATGGGTCGTCAGTATGCAGGTATGCCATACATATAATCACTGTATAGACCAGTGATGCTTAATATATGGAGCAAATTAGAAAAATGGATGTTAGTGCATTACCACTTTGGTTATGTTGCCGTCTTCATTAGACAGTGTTATGAAAGGCTTAGTCCAATTTATGTACCCCCAGTATTCTAATGTCCAAAAGAAAGGCCCCTCTTTTAGCTACAAGTCCTAGACCAAATTTGCCTGTTCTATCCAAAGATAAAAAAAGGTTTACTCATACATTTGCTCATATTTTGTCTAACTGTATTTAAAgaagaaaacatggaaaaaactgtgTGTATTCCTCTGCACTAGGAATCTCCTAACTATGCTTGTACTAAAATAGCTTTTATTTATCACCTCACAACTTTTGAAATGCGGTCACCATTTTCTCATCACTACATTTTTCCTTTGCTTATTTTCTCAGGCCTGCAATGCCCATGGCATTTACTGTGTTCCATTGTATGACACACTTGGTAAGTTTTTCTTGGTTTCACTGGATATTGAAAAATAATGATATGGTACCTGGAACAGTGAGCACCAGAACATGGATGCATGCTCTCACATGTCAAAATTTTGAGTTTAGAAGCTGTTTAACAGTGGCATGCTGACATCTCCTATCAATTGATGTTTTTAGGTGCTGGGGCAATAGAATTTATATTGTGCCATGCAGAGGTCGAAATTGCTtttgtggaggagaagaagattggAGAGGTACATTGCTCCACTGGAACACCAACTTGTTTAACTATATGTTACCATACTACTCCTAAATGTGGAGGAGTAGAAAGCATGTTGTAGTTGTAACCTCTGTTCCAAATTATTTGAAATTCTAGCTTTGTCCTAACCCCCAAGTAAAACTTCTCTATGCTTGTCTGAGTTTATAGGAATCTATATCAACATTTACAACACTAAATGTCATAAAGTATATTTTCATACTGTATATATTGATGTTATAGATACTAGCATAGTTTTTTTAAGACTTGGTCCAAACTTAAGAGAAGTTTGACTTAGGGCAAAGCTTCAAAtaatttggaacggagggagtacttggctAATCACGGTGCTTTGTTTTTTTAAGAATTCTTTCGAAGCAACCAGGTCATTAAAATGACTATTTATCTCAGATAGTATAGCCTGAAGTTCTACATTCCATGCTCCATTATATATTCTCTAACCATTAGGTTGTTTTCCTAATAACCACCCAAGAGATTGTAAGATATGGCATACAAATGTGTTCATTGATTTATTAGAATCATCATAGCACAGTGCATGTCGAAGTTGGCAACTCTATCAAGAATTACATGTGATCTACCTTGTGTTTTGAGTGTTTCAAATATATTTTTGGGTTTACGTTTCAGATACTCAAGACATTACCAAACGCGACCAAATTTTTGAAGAGTGAGTTAGACATGATTTAGTTCTCTGTTGTTAAGTTATAGTGCAATGTATATGTTTTGTTGATATGGTCACATTTTGCTTCAAGCCATCGTGAGCTTTGGGAAGGTCAGTCCTGATCAGAAGGAAAAGGTTGAGCAGAACGGATTGTCCATCTACTCATGGACCGAGTTTGTGCTGAAGGTAAGCTTCTCACTTTCTGAGACAGCTGTTTTGTGAAAATGGAACTACTGATATATCACACTCTTTCTTGTCTATGCTTTAACCATACATAGAATTTGAAGGACATCCTTGTGAGCAATATGGTTTTATATCCATCTGACACTACAATAACTGACTTTAAACCTGGATCTACACTATTACACCTACAGGGAGATGGGGCTGAAGAGAAGTATGAACTCCCTCCAAAGGATAAGGCTGACATATGCACAATAATGTATACTAGTGGAACAACTGGTGACCCAAAGGGCGTTTTAATCTCTAATAAGAGCATTATCACCATTGTTTCAGCAGTTGATGAGTTCCTTCGCAATTCAAATGAACAGGTGCAGCTATTCATATTTCACTGCAGTTTTCAATTCCTTTGAGATATATTCTCATTTCTCTGGATCTGATTTCGTTGTAACAGATTCGTGAGGATGATGTTTATATTTCTTATCTTCCACTTGCCCATATATTTGATCGTGTGATTGAGGAGGTGTTCATTCACCACGGCGCTTCAATTGGATTTTGGCGTGGAGTAAGGATGGAAGAAACACACTGTTTATTGTTTTGTTGCCTTATTAATTTCTAATTAGCACGTTCTGATCAATAAACAATCTGGTTCAGGATGTCAAACTCTTGGTTGAAGACATTGGAGAACTCAAGCCAACAATATTCTGTGCTGTTCCACGTGTGCTAGACAGGATCTATGGAGGTACAGCTTTAAACCTGAAGAATCCAAATGTAATATGCACGTAttttcctaaatacaagtctttttagagattccactacggactacatacggatgtatatagacatactttagattatagattcactcattttgctccgtatgtagtcggtagtgaaatctctaaaaagacttatatttaggaacggagggagcacCATTTGGGTAGCTGATAATATTGCATTGCTTCTTTGATTCAGGACTTCAAGATAAAGTCTCAACCGGTGGTTTCCTAAAGAAGACATTATTCAATGTTGCTTACAAATAGTAAGATTTTAACTTATCATTCAAGTCAGGTCTCTTCTATGACATGGTGATGAAATTCTTGATCATTTATTATGAATGCTAAATGATTCTGCAGCAAACAAGGGAACATGATAAAAGGAAGCAAGCATGAAGATGCTGCTTCTATTTTTGACAAACTAGTCTTCACCAAGGTACTCCAAAACGAGAAAAATTCTAAAATAGCAGTTCTGACCTAACATCTCTGATGTTTATGCTGAGTTCAGCTTTAATTTTACCATGCAACCATATAGGTGAAACGAGGACTAGGTGGTAGAGTACGAGTAATTCTATCTGGCGCAGCTCCTCTATCTAATCATGTCGAGGAGTTTTTGCGTGTCGTTACATGCTCTCATGTTCTTCAAGGCTATGGTATGCTTATTGAGCCATATATGTTGATTTTATTGCACATAATTCAGCTAAAAGTAAAAAAACTTGAGTAGTTACTGCGATACCTGACTAACTTGATTGCCATTGCTTGTTTTTATAGGTCTCACAGAGACCTGTGCTGGGTCTTTTGTTTCCTTGCCAAACAACATGTCCATGCTGGGAACTGTTGGCCCTCCTGTCCCATACGTTGAAGTACACTTAGAGTCTGTTCCTGAGATGGGCTATGATGCATTATCAAAAGAATCACCTCGTGGGGAGATTTGCATCAGAGGGGACACCTTGTTCTCAGGGTACTATAAGCGAGAAGACCTcaccaaggaagtcttggttgatGGCTGGTTCCACACAGGTATGATGCT
This region includes:
- the LOC123395106 gene encoding long chain acyl-CoA synthetase 4-like: MADATMKYLVQVAEGREAAPEEGGAPSAGPAYRCAAGTGGASPPAVPGLESCWDIFRLSVEKYPGNPMMGRREIVDGKAGKYTWVTYKEVYDTVIKVGASIRSCGVNKGGRCGIYGGNSPEWVVSMQACNAHGIYCVPLYDTLGAGAIEFILCHAEVEIAFVEEKKIGEILKTLPNATKFLKTIVSFGKVSPDQKEKVEQNGLSIYSWTEFVLKGDGAEEKYELPPKDKADICTIMYTSGTTGDPKGVLISNKSIITIVSAVDEFLRNSNEQIREDDVYISYLPLAHIFDRVIEEVFIHHGASIGFWRGDVKLLVEDIGELKPTIFCAVPRVLDRIYGGLQDKVSTGGFLKKTLFNVAYKYKQGNMIKGSKHEDAASIFDKLVFTKVKRGLGGRVRVILSGAAPLSNHVEEFLRVVTCSHVLQGYGLTETCAGSFVSLPNNMSMLGTVGPPVPYVEVHLESVPEMGYDALSKESPRGEICIRGDTLFSGYYKREDLTKEVLVDGWFHTGDIGEWQYDGSMKIIDRKKNIFKLSQGEYVAVENLENIFGQAPNVDSIWVYGNSFESCLVAVINPNKQGLERWAGLNGVSGDFASICGDPKAKEFILEELNKTGKDKKLKGFEMIRAVHLEPVLFDMERDLITPTYKKKRPQLLKYYQGIIDDMYKSMK